Part of the Methylorubrum populi genome is shown below.
TGTCGCGGCGGCTGCGGTTTCGGCTCCCAGGCCGGCACGGGGGGCGGAGGCGGTTCCGGCTCCCAAACAGCCACGGGCAGCGGGGGTGGGCGGTCCTGGCCGAGCAGGCGGCGGAGCCAAGCGATCATGTCGTTCCCCAGAGCCAAGCCGCACCGCGCACGCCCGACGCGTCGCCGTGCCGGCTCGCCCGCACCGGCGTGTCGAAGGCGTCGGAGAAGACGTGCGGCGCGATGGCCTCCGGCAAAGATGCGGCGAGTCCTTCGACCCGGGAGAGGCCGCCGCCGAGCACGATCACGTCGGGATCGAGGATGTTGACCACGTGGGCGATGCCGCGCCCGAGCCGGTCGCGATGGCGCGCCATCGCCGCGGTCGCCGCCGCATCCCCGGCTCGCGACAGGGCGACGATCGCCTCGCCGGAGGCTGCTTCGCCGGTGCATCGGAGGAAATCGGCGGCGAGGCCGGGTCCCGAGAGCCAGGTCTCGATGCAGCCGTGGCGGCCGCAATAGCAGGCGGGGCCGGGGCGCTCGTCGTCGCGGGTCGAGGGGAGGGGATTGTGGCCCCATTCCCCGGCGATGGCGTTGCGGCCTGTCAGTGCCTGCCCCCGCAGGGCGATCCCGGAGCCGACGCCGGTGCCGAGGATGATCGCCCAGACAAGGGTCTCACCTGCACCGGCCCCGTCCACCGCCTCCGAGACGGCGAGGCAGTTGGCGTCATTCTCGACCCGCACCGGGCGGCCGAGCCGGGCGGCGAGATCCTCCGCGAACGGCCGGCCGTTCAGCCAGACCGAGTTGGCGTTCTTGATCAGGCCCGTGGCGCGGGAGACCGCGCCGGGCATGCCGACGCCGACGCTCGCCTCCCTCGTGCCGGCCTGCCGCTCCAGCGCGGCGACGAGGCCGGCGATGGCGTCGAGGGTTCCGGCATAGTCGCCCCGCGGGGTCGGCACGCGGACTTCCGCGCGCGTCGCCCCCTCGGCGTCGAGGGCGATCCCGGCGATCTTGGTGCCGCCGAGATCGATCCCGATCCGCAACCGCTCGGAAGCCAAGGCGGATTTACTGCGCCGCCACGGCCTTCGGAGCGGTGGGGGGCGCATCCTCGCCGGGGCCCTCGGGGGCCTCGTCCGAGATCTCGGTACCAATCGAGACCGGATGCGCCATCACCTCGGCGAGCTTGTTCTTGTCGAGCTCGCCCTCCCAGCGGGAGACGACGATGGTAGCCACGCCGTTGCCGATGAGGTTGGTGAGCGCGCGGCATTCCGACATGAACTTGTCGACGCCGAGCACCAGGGTCATCGCCGCCACCGGCACCGGGTTGCCCGGAATGGCCGCCAGCGTCGCCGCCAGCGTGATGAAGCCCGCGCCGGTCACGCCCGAGGCGCCCTTCGAGGTCAGCATGGCGACGAGGAAGATCGTCGCGTACTGCCCGACCGTGAGGTCGGCGCCCACCGCCTGCGCCAGGAACAGGGTCGTGAGCGTCATGTAGATGTTGGTGCCGTCGAGGTTGAACGAGTAGCCCGTCGGGATCACGAGACCGACGACCGAGTCCGAGGCGCCGAGACGCTTCATCTTGGTCATCATGTGCGGCAGCACGGTCTCGGAGGACGAGGTGCCGAGCACGATCAGCAGTTCGTCCTTGATGTAGGCCAGGAACCGGACGATCGAGAAGCCGGCAAAGGCCGCGATGCCGCCGAGCACGACGAAGATGAACACCAGCGAGGTGGTGTAGAACGTGCCCACCAGCCAAGCGAGGTCGATCACCTTGCCGATGCCGTACTGGCCGACCGTGAAGGCCATGGCGCCGAAGGCGCCGATGGGGGCGAGCTTCACCACGAGGCCGATGATGCGGAAGAACAGCTGGCCCGCCGCGTCGATGCCGCGGGTGATGCCGGCGCCCTTCTCGCCCATGCCGGTGAGCACGACGCCGGTGAGCACCGCGATCAGGAGCACCTGCAACAGATCGCCGGTGGCGAAGGCGTCGAAGAAGCTCTTCGGGATGATCGCCATGATGTGGGCGATCGTCGAATCCGCCGCCGCCTTGTTGGCGTAGCCCTCGACCGCCTTGGCATCGAGCTTCGACACGTCGGCGCCGAAGCCGGCACCGGGCTGAACGATTTCGCCGACGATGATGCCGACGAGGAGCGCCAGGGAGGAGACCACCTCGAAATAGATCAAAGCCTTGAGGCCGACGCGGCCGACCTTCTTCAGGTCGCCGATCGAGGCGATGCCGTGGACGATGGTGCAGAAGATGATCGGCGCGATCAGCATCTTGATCAGCGCGATGAAGGCGTCGCCGAGCCACTTGAGCGACTTGCCCCATTCCGGCGCGTACCAGCCGAGCAGCACGCCCAGCACGATGGCGATCAGCACCTGGATGTAGAGCACCCGGTACCAGGGCACGTGCGCGCCGGGGGCGCCCGCCTCATGCGTAGCGGAATGGGCCATGTTTCCTCACCGATACCGTGTCGCGCGGCCTCGCCCGGGCGGCTTTGCGCGGACGCTAGTCTGTTTAGTTTCAGTGCTCAATCGCACCTCGGTAGTCGGCGTCGCCTTTGTAACTGACGACACCTTGGGCTCACCGGCGCGGCCTCGCGCCCCGTCGGATCCCGTTTGCGCGCGGCTGATGGCAAGGAAGCGGTGGCTGTGCAAGGGCCTGGCGCCCCGATGCCGCAGTTCAAGGGTGGATTAAGCCGGTGTGTGGGACGTGGGGCCCGCGCCCGGCTGCCTCTCCCGCGATCGTTCCGACCCGCGTCGTTGGCCCTTCCCCTCGGTCGGGGAGCGCTCTAGAAGCACAGCATGTTCGGCCTCATCCCCAGCGCGACGCGAATTACGGGCCCGGCCTCCGCGTAAGGCGCCGCCCCTGCGGCCGCCCCGGATGCCGGGTGAAGCCCTCCGCCCGTTCCCCTATCGCCGTCCCCCGCGACGAGAACTCTGCCGAACCCATGAGCGACCAGACCAACGCCGCCCCCGCGGCCGCCCGCGACTATTCGCGGACCCTGTTTCTCCCGAAGACGGACTTTCCCATGCGCGCGGGGCTTCCGACCCGCGAGCCGCTCCTGCTGGAGCGCTGGAAGGACATCGACCTCTACGGGAAGATCCGCGCCGCCGCGAAGGGGCGCCCGCGCTTCGTGCTGCATGACGGGCCGCCCTACGCCAACGGCAACATCCACATCGGCCACGCGCTCAACAAGATCCTCAAGGACGTCGTCGTCCGCTCGCAGGGGGCGCTGGGCCGCGACGCGAACTACGTTCCGGGCTGGGACTGTCACGGCCTGCCGATCGAGTGGAAGATCGAGGAGCAGTACCGCGCCAAGGGCAAGAACAAGGACGAGGTGCCGGTGCTGGAGTTCCGCCAGCAATGCCGGGCCTTCGCCGCGGAGTGGCTGAACATCCAGCGGGACGAGTTCAAGCGGCTCGGCGTCACCGGCGACTGGGATCATCCCTACTCGACCATGGCCTATGCCGCCGAGGCGCGCATCGCCTCGGAGCTGATGAAGTTCGCGGTGAGCGGCCAGCTCTATCGCGGCTCGAAGCCGGTGATGTGGTCGGTGGTGGAGAAGACCGCGCTGGCCGAGGCCGAGGTCGAGTACGAGGAGCATGTCAGCGACACGGTGTTCGTGGCGTTCCCGATCCGGGAGGGAGCCGCCCCCGAGCTGGACGGTGCCCGCGTCGTGATCTGGACGACCACGCCCTGGACCTTGCCGGCCAACCGCGCCGTCGCCTACTCGAAGCGCGTCGCCTACGGGCTCTACCGCGTCACGGAAGCGGCCGAGGACAACTGGGCCAAGGTCGGCGATCGCTACATCCTTGCCGATGCGCTGGCCGAGGGCGTGTTCAAGGCCGCCCGCGTCGAGGCCTACGAGCGCGTGGCCGACGTGTCGGCGGCGCGCCTGGCCGGTCTCACCTTGTCCCACCCGCTGCACGCCTTCGATCCCGGCTACGGCTTCCCCGTGCCGATGCTCGACGGCGAGCACGTCACCGACGAGGCCGGCACCGGCTTCGTCCATACGGCGCCGAGCCACGGCCGCGAGGACTTCGAGGTGTGGATGGCCCATGGCCGCCGCCTGACTGAGGCCGGCATCGACACCCGCATCCCCTACACCGTCGATGCCGACGGCATGCTGACGGGGGAGGCGCCGGGCTTCACCGGCCGCTTCGTCTTCACCGCCAAGGGCGAGAAGGGCGACGCCAACAAGGC
Proteins encoded:
- a CDS encoding dicarboxylate/amino acid:cation symporter, which gives rise to MAHSATHEAGAPGAHVPWYRVLYIQVLIAIVLGVLLGWYAPEWGKSLKWLGDAFIALIKMLIAPIIFCTIVHGIASIGDLKKVGRVGLKALIYFEVVSSLALLVGIIVGEIVQPGAGFGADVSKLDAKAVEGYANKAAADSTIAHIMAIIPKSFFDAFATGDLLQVLLIAVLTGVVLTGMGEKGAGITRGIDAAGQLFFRIIGLVVKLAPIGAFGAMAFTVGQYGIGKVIDLAWLVGTFYTTSLVFIFVVLGGIAAFAGFSIVRFLAYIKDELLIVLGTSSSETVLPHMMTKMKRLGASDSVVGLVIPTGYSFNLDGTNIYMTLTTLFLAQAVGADLTVGQYATIFLVAMLTSKGASGVTGAGFITLAATLAAIPGNPVPVAAMTLVLGVDKFMSECRALTNLIGNGVATIVVSRWEGELDKNKLAEVMAHPVSIGTEISDEAPEGPGEDAPPTAPKAVAAQ
- a CDS encoding ROK family protein translates to MASERLRIGIDLGGTKIAGIALDAEGATRAEVRVPTPRGDYAGTLDAIAGLVAALERQAGTREASVGVGMPGAVSRATGLIKNANSVWLNGRPFAEDLAARLGRPVRVENDANCLAVSEAVDGAGAGETLVWAIILGTGVGSGIALRGQALTGRNAIAGEWGHNPLPSTRDDERPGPACYCGRHGCIETWLSGPGLAADFLRCTGEAASGEAIVALSRAGDAAATAAMARHRDRLGRGIAHVVNILDPDVIVLGGGLSRVEGLAASLPEAIAPHVFSDAFDTPVRASRHGDASGVRGAAWLWGTT